The Salvelinus namaycush isolate Seneca chromosome 8, SaNama_1.0, whole genome shotgun sequence genome has a segment encoding these proteins:
- the LOC120052464 gene encoding AN1-type zinc finger protein 5-like isoform X1, which yields MAQETNQTQVPMLCTMGCGFYGNPRTNGMCSVCYKEHLQRQQGGGRSSPPGEKGSAASSPVGSPGAAGVSVESTTSEPSTEGFTPPEERTSSPNSPSPVTQQMTAMSISQDTGATDSDRADEEEDEGTSKNTGPVGEAAQASSDGDQTPDKNKKKNRCFTCRKKVGLTGFDCRCGNLFCAIHRYSDKHNCPYDYRGAAAARIRKENPIVVAEKIQKL from the exons ATGGCTCAGGAGACCAATCAGACGCAGGTGCCAATGCTTTGCACTATGGGCTGTGGTTTCTATGGTAATCCCCGCACCAACGGTATGTGCTCGGTCTGCTACAAGGAACACCTACAGAGACAACAGGGAGGGGGCCGTTCCAGCCCCCCAGGTGAGAAAG GCTCGGCAGCTTCATCGCCAGTGGGGTCCCCGGGAGCAGCTGGTGTGTCAGTGGAAAGCACAACGTCGGAACCCAGCACGGAAGGGTTCACTCCGCCCGAGGAAAGGACATCCAG TCCCAACTCCCCCAGCCCAGTAACCCAGCAGATGACAGCCATGAGTATCTCCCAGGATACTGGAGCCACTGACTCAGACCGGGCTGATGAGGAAGAGGACGAGGGAACATCCAAAAACACTG GGCCAGTGGGGGAGGCAGCCCAGGCCTCGTCTGATGGTGATCAGACCCCTGACAAAAATAAGAAGAAGAACCGATGCTTCACCTGCCGGAAGAAAGTGGGCCTGACGG GCTTCGACTGTCGCTGTGGTAACCTGTTCTGCGCCATTCATCGCTACTCTGACAAACATAACTGTCCTTACGACTACCGAGGCGCCGCCGCAGCCCGCATACGCAAGGAGAACCCCATCGTGGTGGCTGAGAAGATCCAGAAGTTATGA
- the LOC120052464 gene encoding AN1-type zinc finger protein 5-like isoform X2: MAQETNQTQVPMLCTMGCGFYGNPRTNGMCSVCYKEHLQRQQGGGRSSPPGSAASSPVGSPGAAGVSVESTTSEPSTEGFTPPEERTSSPNSPSPVTQQMTAMSISQDTGATDSDRADEEEDEGTSKNTGPVGEAAQASSDGDQTPDKNKKKNRCFTCRKKVGLTGFDCRCGNLFCAIHRYSDKHNCPYDYRGAAAARIRKENPIVVAEKIQKL; the protein is encoded by the exons ATGGCTCAGGAGACCAATCAGACGCAGGTGCCAATGCTTTGCACTATGGGCTGTGGTTTCTATGGTAATCCCCGCACCAACGGTATGTGCTCGGTCTGCTACAAGGAACACCTACAGAGACAACAGGGAGGGGGCCGTTCCAGCCCCCCAG GCTCGGCAGCTTCATCGCCAGTGGGGTCCCCGGGAGCAGCTGGTGTGTCAGTGGAAAGCACAACGTCGGAACCCAGCACGGAAGGGTTCACTCCGCCCGAGGAAAGGACATCCAG TCCCAACTCCCCCAGCCCAGTAACCCAGCAGATGACAGCCATGAGTATCTCCCAGGATACTGGAGCCACTGACTCAGACCGGGCTGATGAGGAAGAGGACGAGGGAACATCCAAAAACACTG GGCCAGTGGGGGAGGCAGCCCAGGCCTCGTCTGATGGTGATCAGACCCCTGACAAAAATAAGAAGAAGAACCGATGCTTCACCTGCCGGAAGAAAGTGGGCCTGACGG GCTTCGACTGTCGCTGTGGTAACCTGTTCTGCGCCATTCATCGCTACTCTGACAAACATAACTGTCCTTACGACTACCGAGGCGCCGCCGCAGCCCGCATACGCAAGGAGAACCCCATCGTGGTGGCTGAGAAGATCCAGAAGTTATGA